DNA sequence from the Uloborus diversus isolate 005 chromosome 1, Udiv.v.3.1, whole genome shotgun sequence genome:
GAAGGTTTAAAGCACGAAGGTTACTAGAGCACAGAGGTTGGCACTgaacaaatttgttttataaacgcAATGAAAGCCGAgtctgattaccgcaggggcaagcggggcacaggcccctcctcttagatttcagaggGGCCCAAATtacccttaatttatcatgctagttaaaaataaatagtgatttccctcagaatctagagtacaatgatatcattgatatttttggaaATGGtgagacaaggaaaaaatctcttatttgttgataaaaattaaaaacttgatctctctgcaaatcctaaaaccactctaagtttagtctgtatttacaattagaagttatatcatagataattttgatatttacggttaactgcaacgggcaaagtttaaccacatcgaatataattatcgtatactatatatcttttactttttaaatgtataatactatattgtgatatgaggtattaccaaatttagcatggttgtatTAATACgcaattatcgaaatattttatagcttcattatATAGAATAAGCGGGAATAGGAGGGGGTGGGGTACAAattgaatttcatgcccagtgtcttcaaaagtCTTAGTCGGACTCTAGGGAGGCCCTGAATTAGAactgtgccccatgtccaatatcagaatgatcgggctctgactGAAAGACTGAGTAAGACAAATCATCACAAAAGACAAACTTTTAACTCGTCTCCTCACCCATTCTCTTCAATTCAATTGATAATCTTTCACAAGCACACGTATCTTCCTAGTTTTCTTCTGCTGTTTTTGTACAATTATACATTTTCAACGATCCTTTCAAACTACTAGTTAATACAACTTGACTAAAGAACTGAATTAGTACCTACAATTAACTGCTATGGCATCTTGGGTTCCGCGGAATCCTAGTGATCTCTTCTCCGAACAAGGGATCCGTAAATGATCACTATTTGCCTAACGAAAGCGgcagaaatgttattaaaattttatttttacaaaagattcTTGCAGCCGCTTTATTTAtgaaactagcattcccgtacccggcattgctcgggtaatggaattagcaaggGTTAACAGTGTTTagggcacctagtttcgaaaatcccctgtaataattacttattacctatattttttttctaattttggaaggatcccggggcccctggactcttATGTATATGCCCTTTtacttaaccgatctttaactattattaacgatccttttaaagtattgattatctttgcaaacacaggccatccacattttattgttatacctatgtttaagcaagaacttctttgtatagcACATTTTTaggttgcttttttttctggtgctaaaattattaagctgctagATGATccgactttggagcaagctatataacattggccgtgtgaaaaaaagtcttctcttaaatcgatccctgctacttttaatgtctgtccttgtgacttattaatggttattgcaaagcaaactttaacaggaaactgcactcttctaaattcaaaaggatggTCCGCCTGTGacgatgttcttaaaaacttcgtttccagttttgaaaaaatgaaagcaaaagacagaaacattatgaattgacttgagaaaagcctcgaagaatcacgtgagaaacaaaaacaatatcaaatttatagttcgctatcgaccaaaagttgagatgaagtactgaataatgatttgaatggaggaaagccttcgaaaataagggatttgaatttcaatgacaggtttttaatttcgcagaaattaaggggttttaattaatttctcccgaactaattgagatttcgaaaaatcctttcttagtggttactttcgtaatcatgcggacatgcctgccaaatttcaagtctgaagtttcagcggtttcggctgtgcgttgatatatatatatatatatatatatatatatatatatatatatatatatatatatatatatatatatatatatatatatatatatatatatatatatatatcttgcaATAAAAAACAATCAGAgccaagtcttttttttttcttttcattttgttaatttgttttattttaaaatattttttattttgttcattatttatagactgtattttagaaatcggaaaaaaaaaatgaagcaatctCACCGTTTATAATctaactagtggtatccgcacggctttgcccgtaatagaaaaattaaaagatcttttggttcgcctgtatatttacaaataatgtatggggaattttctcgccaattggcttgtacctatgttacggttccacgttatgataatttcgtatctcgccaattggcttgtgcccatgttacggttcacgttatgatcatttcgtaatttactcgtccatcttatgttgtttttgtttttaaaactagaatagaaaaagaaccacatcgaatttttgaaaaatcgcttcacggtgcacacctccatgctacaaactaacttgccaaatttcatgaaaatcggccgaacggtctaggcgctatgcgcgtcacagagatccagacatccagacatcctccggacatagagactttcagctttattaatagtaaagattATGAGATCGTTTTATTGTGATAAACTAAAGATgcaacaaaaattttataaatttgagtAGGGTCGACCAGGAGGTTCCTTCGAGAAAACGGTCCGCTCAAAGGGATCCCCAAATTGTAAATGGTTAAATACCCTTGAGATATTGCAACGCATCTCCTTTACTTGCGCTAAAGATCGAGTTGCCTTTTATCCATCGCTACACCTGATTGGAAAACCccattcatcttcaaataataaattattaatttctaCTCTGCGAACTCAATCATCAGCGTAAGCTCCGTATTTAGTTGttgtaattgttctattgtcTTCGAATTAGGTCGTAATGATGCGTGACCGCTCTAccctcattattatttttctttctcttcttaaCCTTAAATTTCCCATGTTTTCAGTCACACAGAACCAACCCATATCAAGCAAATTAACATTTTCGTGTGGGATTGATAAGTCATTAGTTTGGGTTCAATTTTCTCCTTCGCATTCCCAATcccttattaaaaattattttccttgtcATTTATGAAGGTCATTtaataagtaggggaatgtggggaaaagtgaaatgattaagatgactgagttttttcaaaatgaacaaatcggaattttgttttgaaaattgcagtacataaagaaagaacattgtcctttataataaaacttgcgttgaaacactatttttaatttttcggagtaaatttgagtcttcaaaaaaaaaaaaaaaaagggggggggggaggggcatttTATCCCAAGTCGGCCCTTCCCTGCTTGGATTGAACCTATTTTTCAAACAGTGATTAAACAAATGTAACATTAAAATCCTAGAAGAACAGGAAACACGCATTGTCATTTTTGAAATGCATAATACAAATATGGTTGATAGTAGAAACTACAATATACgactaaaaaaacatattttcgttTTATCACTTGAGATAAATTCTGAATTAGTACAATGCCGCTGAACATAGAACTATTAATAGAAATCAATAGAGGGAAATCGTGCTAAAACTTTTGTGCATATCACAACAATGTAAAGACAGATTGTTGTAATGACGTGGCATGAAAGATTGTTTTTTGGAAATTCCTTCATATTTGAATGGGCAGATGGTATAGAGAGAATGTATCACCATTCATGCCTGTATTCACCAGATGATTCGACTCTCGGTCAGGCTACTGAACTGCGGATGGAAGCCTTCTTATTGGCAGGAAGAAGGTTTCGATTAGCGGTTTGACTATCTGACCGAGGGTCGAAACCTTCTTATTGGCTGAAGAAGACTTCGACCAGCGGTTTAGCTGTTTGAAATAGGGTCgcatagggaagttgcaacctattaaatgttcatattttggctattggatattgttaattgaccctcaaaactaaaaaattcaccgtcgccgaattttaaaacaccgatttttaatgaatttttaaaaatccacgcgcaaaagtgcgcgcttctgaaacgtcacgagtttACGTCatagggcactaatgggcagccttccgccgaagatcccttgttttcgctagggacattttgaggacggtgatatttttattttttagaaattcaataatccttttgaacacactatggaggccggattcgttaaagcacaatctaaataatcttcctcatgtaacatcaatgatgatattcgaatatttccaagAGGATGAAAggtttaatattccagaaacgcgaggagttaaatgcgaggagataagccttttacgtttcgtcttcgaagtcgaatgcacgtccttcggtttctcccctatcggaagagcgcatgacgtcacttcctatgccatttgacgtcacaagcgcctgaactttaaaaaataatgtaaaaaaaactgcttatcgtatcgcaaaaatttttttcacctatgatgttcatacatgttactctatcgcatagaaataaaattgaaaaatcgaaaacttccctattgtctgGTAAATAGAGGCATTAATGACTCAAAATGAACCGACAACTTCATCATTAGCGAAACATTAATACTTAGCAGAACAAGTGTAGGATCTTACAGATGTGTAGCCAGAATTTCAAAGACAGCCTAAAGTCTTCTATAACAAGTACtaactatattcagtaaattaccgcccattagccagggctaaagcagaaatatatgaaatacaccgggGGCTCAGTCATTTAAAGCCGAGGattgcaatttcgtgcttattagcactcatcagcccggcataggaaagtgattgagctggagatggaaaacgtcttaaggaagccaagagtgccatacAAACTGgtatagctaatatagaattagcacagaccagacgagtgaccgaagcaatggttcgattcaactcgaagattgatggcaaggcatggtatattcagtaaattaccagcccattagccagggctaatgcagaaatacatgaaatacaccgcccgctcagtcatttccagccgaggactgcagtttcgtgcttgctaacactcatcaacccggcagaggaaagtgactgagatggagatggaaaacctcttagggaagccaagagtgccatacaaactggtagataaaatttTAGATACCAGTTAGCTACcagccattgaaaattttagggggtAGGGTTTAAGGGGTATTTTCCTCTTTTGAGGGTGGGGGTCTTCGTGGTATTCAGGGGGATGCACCCTTGCTCTTGCTCTTAGGGTGGTGGGCACCGCTGGAAAATGCGCACTCTTCTTTGAGTAAAACCTTGCAAGCATTAAACtgttggggccgtggtagcccgatcggtagagtgtcggattcggggccggagggccctcagttcgaacctcgatggtcgaagatccaccgtcgtcattaaaggggactgggcgacgttaaatatgctcgtggtctcaatgtcctccaagtgaaacgatacctctgggggtgctagcaccaggtagctattagctcctggactagttctaaattctcattaactgttcgatccggtgatggtgctgccatctatcggtataaaaaaataatggaggcaaggcacttagtatgcagtcgtcgacataaatacagttgtagtcagttgtgactcggaatcggaattaAACTGTTGTATGCAGAAAACTAAATCAGCATTTCCGCCGACTAAAATCCCATGTTTCTTCCAGAGGGAATGCATCAGCGTCCACATCGGCCAGGCCGGAGTCCAGATCGGCAATGCCTGCTGGGAGCTGTACTGTCTGGAACACGGCATTCAGCCCGATGGGAACATGCCCAGCGACAAGGCAGTGGCGACGGGAGATGACTCCTTCAACACCTTCTTCAGCGAAACTGGCGCTGGCAAACACGTCCCGCGGGCCGTTTTTGTCGATCTCGAACCAACAGTCGTTGGTAAGTTTGATACTATATAATACTAATGTGCATAATACTTTCAATACTGTCATTCAATGGCCTTTTCCTATGGTGACTTTGGCATTGATATATCCTTTAAGCTTACAAGCTGAGTTAATCAGAAATGATTCGATTCTAATCATggcccactgaatgcgctggcgcttaagtattcagtggggccatgattcTAATAATAACTGAAAATGAAAACATGCCATTTTTTTCGGATTgatcatcttatataattaaaaactgagcgtatctatgtatctatgtatgttcaaGCTTCTTCACCCGAACGACATTGaattgaccatcgaaccaggtatcgatgagTTCGTAagcttcccgtcttcatgtttggctatttaacataatcctccgataataattatcggagatatcaattaaaaactatccATTATGacgcttggatttcgacataaaatccctatttttcgaaggcttttcttcattcaaattattattcagtgcttcatctgaactttccgtaacaatgcttttattaaaatgtatagcggtgaagaaaatcattgagatgaaagatctgttgccattttttttctctaatataatcttgtaaagttcttgtttttgttttgaggcttttcctgtaatcagggaattcaaaatgtttactcttttggggggttttccgcaatccgccgcaaaatttccctgactttttttttggttcaagcctaaGTGTTGAATATCGCGTCACTTGacattccttttattttcgaggtagactgcgcaaagccgggcgacgcagctagtcatTTGTTAATAATTACTGTTTTGTCAAGTGATAcgtcttttttcattaaatacacGATTAATTGTATGAATATATCGCTACCCTTCGTTAGCGATTGAACACAAACTACTTATTCTAATTACACAAATACCACAAACAATAacattataaatatatattacaaataaaaaaacataataaagtgAAATATATAAACATGAAAACGGCAACGAGTACAAACATGCAACCGTCTCGTTCTGAAGTAGTGTCAGAACTGTCTCTAAGCAcagcctgattactgaatagatcAACTATGACCTTGAGCCTTTACCTGTTAGAGACTCCAAATCCCAAATGGCTAAATCTGTTTTGTTGtaaaattgtaaggtttgacTACAGGGGGATCCGAAAAAGTTTTTGGTCAAAGGCCCCCAATATCTTAATCGGATCCTGTCTCCAAGGGCTCTTACTCTTTGTGAGATTGAAGTTGATGACTCCCTATTGGCCATTGCACGCGTCATATTGGTCATTGCGGGGTCTAACTCGTGATGTGCGGATGTTTTCCCATCACATATTTTGTGATGTTtcaaccaggggcggatacagactaccattttagggggggtcATGCcaaagaatgaccccccccccctccgcctatAAACGAACTCCCCTTTTAGGCACGAAAAGTTTCAGAAACTGCTTGAGTGTCAGTATAACAAATCACCAAACCGACTGGGAAGAAGGCTTCTAGTGGGCATAGCCGTTAGAAAGTAATTTCTTCAACAataaaaagaagtagtatttcaagtacaatactttcaaaaatgattaatGTATCCAGAAGAATAcggaaaatgtttacattttatttatatagtgttagaacacaatgtggacggatactattgtcgatggtttaggatgggggggggggggggtcatgaccctccccttgtatccgccactggtttAAACTCATCGTCGTCTGATCATGGACTAtatggaaaggttaatatctgGTTTATAGACGGAAATAGACTCATCAATTAGTTTGCATGTGGGAGTTTGTTCGACacagatgtgcgcttttgcctaTTTAGACGCAGTTTTGTAGAAATGACAATCCGTTCACCGAATCATTTCTTAAATCTAAACTATATACGATCTATATtcttactacaaaaattaattgatatatttttaacacCATAATTTTGCACTTACCATTTTGATTCTACTTTTCCTGGcgaaatgaaaacattgtattttctttttgttgtttccatagaaactgttTGTTTCCACTCTTTTTCAACTCAGAAAATGCAATGAATTAATTAGGCACCAGTGACATTATATAACGAGCgaatcaaaatcccatcgctaaTTTTCCTTCTCCCTGCTAGATTcaatcagatggaatcgtcttaacttagccaatggggttgtttccttcagtcaaaagtactacttttagccacagaaattgatagaataagcaaaaaaaaaaaaaaccatgggggcaagaaaatactttcattttcccaacagttttttttaaataaattttttaaatgtccaatttctcaaacaaggcgtggtctttaagacgtcactgcgtttccacgttatcataatcaagcagcgaattaaaaattgtctctacgcttgctatgaatcatatcgttgccagtacacgtgagtaaagatgcgaattaaatactgtgctcttctgaatggcaacactgaatggcatttcatcatttgtgatgtcatcggcagaagcgtaaaaaataaaagcgcaccgattaaaatatttttttttaaatattaaacttaaacaaattatttaaaaaatgaccaGATCCTATGTGTttaggcatgctctttcagaaaaaaatactcttaaaattttggaaacgaccccattgccaaatttcatacaAATCGTGGTTAAACAGTACTATACGTACAGTACCGCATTATTTCTTCTCTTCCAGACGAAGTCCGGACCGGCGGATACCGACAGCTCTACCACCCGGAACAGCTGATCTCTGGCAAGGAGGACGCAGCCAACAACTATGCCAGGGGCCACTACACCATCGGCAAGGAGATCGTGGACCTGGTGCTCGACCGCATCCGCAAGCTGGCCGACCAGTGCACCGGACTGCAGGGCTTCCTCATCTTCCACAGCTTCGGGGGCGGAACCGGGTCTGGGTTTACCTCCCTCCTCATGGAGAGACTCTCCGTGGACTACGGGAAGAAATCCAAGCTCGAGTTCTCCATCTACCCAGCACCGCAGGTAACGGTCCTTACCACTAgggcagccagaaataccttctggtcggggttttttggtcaaaaataccttctgcaggtggttttttgatcaaaaattcctaCTGGAGGGGAGGGTTTGATCAAAAATGCCATCTGGGGTGGTTTTTAGACTACAAAAAACCTTCGGGAGGggctttttgattaaaaataccttcaggaggagttttttgatcaaaaatgcattcggaaggggttttttgatcaaaaataccttctgaagtgAATTTTTTGATCAGAAACACCTTCTGAAGtggattttttgataaaaaacaccttctgaagtggatttttttttgatcagaaattccttctgaaggggattttttgatcaaaaattccttctgaagaaaattttttgatcagaaattccttctgaagaaaatgttttgatcaaaaacaccttctaaaatggatttttttgatcaaaaataccttctgaaggttttttttttaaaatcaaaacagccctttcatatgcataaactaatgtataagaatttgcatttatgttaaaaccaatgcctctgggggggggggggtcacccccaAAATCCCCATTTCGCTGCGCCACTTACAACTTCCGAGAGACCGAAAACATCCCTCATTTAACGATGCTTGCCACGCAAGCTCTGTGGCAAATTGCCTGCGGAGGGGACTATTTTCTGTTGCTGTTATTTCTGGAAGGGTTTTTGTATTTCAACTGGGACTATACAAGAGATCTTAGCCTTTTTTGCGGAtctagtgcgatcccccgatgTGGCAGAAGTCAGTGGCACAGAGAATTTTTATGCTCAGTTTCCCGCCTGTGCCAGTGTGGCATATGGTAATTGAGAGACTTAGCTGAAGCTAGAAAATCGATGTTGCTATGGGAAAAAGTGGAGTCGCTTGGCTCTAGGTAGATCTCGTTTTATTACGGATTGTATCTAAAATTGGCTCTATAAAGAGACAGAGCATTCTATAGCCTCCAATTCTCATAGCCATCGCTGTTGAGGTGGGCTGATTCGGTAAGATCTGATTTTCTCGCAATAAATGAAAGGAACTAGAAATCAAAAACTAACTACAGTCATTATGGCAACTTCTTCAAGGAAAGGCATTGGCCCATAACAGACGTTAAGTCAGTTATGATGATGTTTCTAAAATTGTGTTGTACGAAGGTTAGAAATCAATGTCATCATCACTATCAACCATGCAGTTGATGTAAACTCTAGAGTGCATGCTTCTTTACCCGTAAGCTAGAAACTAGCAAACTAACTGTCAAAATGGTCGAATAATAATAACTAGTATTCGAATAAAGAGTGGGAGGTCTATATTTGGCATCTTTCTCGCCATATCATGGTGAAGTTGAATTTCGCGTTTGACTAAGTTTGCGCACTTGGCTGAAAGTCGAACCATTGCGCTTGCTAAACGGTTGCGGTCAAAACAGCTTTCCTGCTAAACGGcatagggaaaaaaaacaaaacaagcacGCTCTCTAGTTCCGTTGTTACTCTATATTATCCACACAATCAAGCTTCTAtcttacattatttaaaattcatgCATTGTGTGCTTTCAGTTCTATTACTAATGTGAGTCTTTCGCTTCAATTACAAGCCTTACGAGTAGTGAATGTCCAATTGTTTCCCCAGGTATCCACGGCCGTCGTAGAGCCTTACAATTCAATCCTCACCACACACACGACCCTGGAACACTCCGACTGCGCCTTCATGGTTGACAACGAAGCCATCTACGACATCTGCCGGAGGAACCTGGACATCGAGCGACCCACGTACACCAACCTCAACAGACTCATCAGCCAGATCGTCTCGTCGATCACAGCCTCCCTCCGATTCGACGGCGCCCTCAACGTTGATCTCACGGAGTTCCAGACTAACTTGGTTCCTTATCCTAGGTAAGAGAGCGTCTGATATCCAGGACCCAATAGGCAAattaggcagctgcctagggcggcaaattttcgTTAACCACAAGTTTTTTcaatgacatttttatttttgaactagtggcacccgcacggcttttgcccgtaatagaaaaattaaaaggtcttttggttcgcctgtatatttacaaataaagtatggggaattttctcgccaattggcttgtacccatgttacggttccacgttaggataatttcgtatctcaccaattggctagtgcccatgttacggttccacgttatgataatttcgtatctcgccaattggctagtgcccatgttacggttccaggttatgataatttcgtcatttactcgtccatcttatgataattttgttcttaaaattggaatagaaaaagaaccacatcgaattttcgaaaaatcgcttcgaggtgcacacccccatgctacgaactaactttgtgccaaatttcatgaaaatcggtcgaacggtctaggcgctatgcgcgtcacagagatcctgacaaacagagatccggacagacagagggacattcaactttattattagtaataataataaagagtaaagataaagataaactCGCGATATACTCAATAATTCGCGTGTAAACGTTCGCGCGTCCAACTATTGAATAACTTCATTTTGAGTCTTCCATATTAACTGATTAACTTCATTTCTTCTCTTGTACTCgtactaatttttttcttcttatttttgtttGCTACTACCTTTATCCATGAAATATCCTTATCTcgttaaatatctacttatttacCCCTACTATCTACCTTTTTT
Encoded proteins:
- the LOC129234266 gene encoding tubulin alpha-1C chain-like — its product is MRECISVHIGQAGVQIGNACWELYCLEHGIQPDGNMPSDKAVATGDDSFNTFFSETGAGKHVPRAVFVDLEPTVVDEVRTGGYRQLYHPEQLISGKEDAANNYARGHYTIGKEIVDLVLDRIRKLADQCTGLQGFLIFHSFGGGTGSGFTSLLMERLSVDYGKKSKLEFSIYPAPQVSTAVVEPYNSILTTHTTLEHSDCAFMVDNEAIYDICRRNLDIERPTYTNLNRLISQIVSSITASLRFDGALNVDLTEFQTNLVPYPRIHFPLVTYAPVISAEKAYHEQLSVSEITNACFEPANQMVKCDPRHGKYMACCMLYRGDVVPKDVNAAIAAIKTKRTIQFVDWCPTGFKVGINYQPPTVVPGGDLAKVPRAVCMLSNTTAIAEAWARLDHKFDLMYAKRAFVHWYVGEGMEEGEFSEAREDMAALEKDYEEVGLDSNDGVEDDGDEY